From a single Helicovermis profundi genomic region:
- a CDS encoding M18 family aminopeptidase translates to MKKNSVKEFVNYIDIATTPIQAVSHSIDILKNNGFEQLNFNKKWNLVKGNKYFIRPYSTSLVAFSVGSEFSVNDGLKIITSHTDTPTYKIKPNPEINSSGYLKLNTEVYGGPIFNSWFDRPISLAGQIVLKSDNIFEPKIVEIDFRKPLLIIPSLAIHFNRKVNKGVEVNPQKDLLPLMKTIEKDFETKNYLMGLLAEQAGCEVDEILDFDLYLYVTEKAETVGLTEEFISSPRIDNLSMVFSSFEALINSKNSKGINIAVGFDNEEIGSTTKQGADSTIFRQIVERILLALEVKEEDKYNLFNKSFMISADGAHAVHPNVIEKNDITNFPLVNSGIAVKVSAKQSYATDSISSAIFSQICEKADVPFQKFVNRSDEPGGKTLGPIAGKYLPIKTIDVGLPMLSMHSARELMGAKDLIESIKIFKTFFEL, encoded by the coding sequence ATGAAAAAAAATAGTGTTAAAGAATTTGTAAATTACATAGATATTGCAACTACCCCAATACAAGCTGTTAGTCATAGTATAGATATTTTAAAAAATAATGGATTTGAGCAACTAAATTTTAATAAGAAATGGAATCTAGTAAAAGGAAATAAATATTTTATTAGACCATATAGTACGAGTTTAGTAGCGTTTTCAGTGGGGAGTGAATTTTCAGTAAATGATGGACTTAAAATCATTACATCCCATACGGATACACCAACTTATAAAATCAAACCAAATCCTGAAATTAATTCTTCGGGTTATTTAAAACTTAATACAGAAGTTTATGGAGGACCAATTTTTAATAGTTGGTTTGATAGACCAATTTCTCTTGCTGGTCAAATAGTATTAAAATCAGATAATATTTTTGAACCTAAAATAGTTGAAATTGATTTTAGAAAACCACTTCTTATTATTCCAAGCCTTGCTATACATTTTAATCGTAAGGTAAATAAGGGTGTAGAGGTAAATCCTCAAAAAGACTTACTACCTTTAATGAAGACTATAGAAAAAGATTTTGAAACAAAGAATTATTTGATGGGTCTTTTAGCTGAGCAGGCGGGATGTGAAGTTGATGAAATTTTGGATTTTGATTTGTATTTATATGTTACAGAAAAAGCTGAAACTGTTGGTTTAACAGAAGAATTTATTTCTTCGCCTAGAATAGATAACTTATCTATGGTATTTAGTTCATTTGAAGCATTAATAAATAGTAAAAATTCAAAAGGAATAAATATTGCAGTAGGTTTTGATAATGAAGAAATTGGTAGCACAACTAAGCAAGGAGCAGATAGTACGATTTTTAGGCAAATTGTTGAGAGAATTCTTTTGGCTCTTGAAGTAAAAGAAGAGGACAAATATAATTTGTTTAATAAATCATTTATGATTTCTGCTGATGGTGCACATGCTGTACATCCAAATGTTATAGAAAAAAATGATATTACAAATTTTCCTCTTGTAAATTCAGGAATTGCTGTAAAAGTAAGTGCTAAGCAAAGTTATGCTACTGATAGCATAAGTTCTGCAATATTTTCGCAGATATGTGAAAAAGCAGATGTTCCATTTCAAAAATTCGTTAATCGTTCAGATGAGCCTGGTGGGAAAACACTTGGACCAATTGCTGGCAAGTATTTACCTATTAAAACAATAGATGTGGGTCTGCCTATGTTGTCTATGCATTCAGCTAGAGAACTTATGGGAGCGAAAGATTTGATAGAATCAATTAAAATCTTTAAAACATTTTTTGAACTTTAA
- a CDS encoding stalk domain-containing protein yields MYKKNFYKLISIIMVLTMILGTIPINSYASENSINIVIDGSEVVFPDTKPTVLDGRTLVPIRAVAETLGAEVVWNGETKNVLVKLNDNVLSLELNNKIATRNSTEITMDVPAQVINGRTMVPLRMLAEAFGAKVSWNGDTRTVNIISGNMSVAITQIENIVEYLLPNSESYDWKAATLGDKLTEKSILRTGKDSSAQITFSDGTNVLLEKNTTVAIKTLTYDTSTKIRTIILEVTDGKVWASVIKQIKGSKFQIISGDKTVTSTGTQFGVSANKVSVISGSVVSEEKGKKTPVSTGTELNELGEVVLKPSKIINSDAVKKWSSKKLEENQSRIADSQLAMIKLLEKAPKGDKIVKNVENELNTIQEKGLLNQFEIRQNMPITGLHLDNKVQETFLNSQGKVIDFFNKKVDDSKTKDNILANQQGMMEQFRQTLSTANINNSNQSENYQNLIDLAGNFEANIPKDIIMSEDKIPKINIPDDAIKTSIKILSDSDLPDGVVLPPGLVIDKNFIMPKGSMLPPDFVIPEGFNLPDGTVIPNGFKIPDGFVIPEGAILPQNFKFDPNMKVPKDIVFSKGFVPPKDFVIPEGSKLPPGFELKEGMTLPPSFKLPPGINMPKGFVLPTDSTFTKTPFKDLFSGVKDKTGSEYIPPPGFVPPENWTPPENWNPEELDPNTPPPGWVKIDNLIPKDTFFDVKTGEQVANGGFKPPEGFVPPKGFIPPPGWIPPKDWKPKDGELPPDWELMPEDFKDLDPNFKNNYNQGVKEIFDGNLTPHDNFKLPPGTLPPKDFKPPENWTPPEGFKPPIGWKPPKDWKLGDNWTPPEGFSSNDDKKQALSPGWIRKEDGTLAPPEDFNPPDWWIPPKDWKKGDALPEGSAPFQKTNFKVGEEPPKGWEPPKGFIPPDDWVAPEGWVPPKDWKPNEGFIPPEGWIPPEKDQFFYPDNNFKPPEGFKPPEGFKPPEGFKPPEGFIPPKGYVPPNSIMPPSDGFKPPNGNITPPPDGFKPPDGNMPPPDGYKPPDGNTPPPDGYKPPDGNMPPPDGYKPPDGNTPPPDGYKPPDGNMPPPDGYKPPDGNMPPPDGYKPPDGNMPPPDGYKPPDGNMPPPPPPN; encoded by the coding sequence ATGTATAAGAAAAATTTCTACAAATTAATTTCAATAATTATGGTTTTAACTATGATACTTGGAACAATTCCTATTAATTCCTACGCATCAGAGAATTCTATAAACATTGTTATTGATGGAAGTGAAGTTGTATTTCCAGATACTAAACCAACCGTATTAGATGGGCGTACTTTAGTTCCAATAAGAGCTGTCGCTGAAACCCTTGGTGCTGAAGTCGTATGGAATGGGGAAACAAAAAATGTGTTAGTAAAACTTAATGACAATGTATTAAGTTTAGAGTTAAACAATAAAATTGCCACAAGAAATTCTACTGAAATTACTATGGACGTACCTGCTCAAGTCATAAATGGAAGAACAATGGTTCCTCTTAGAATGTTAGCTGAAGCATTTGGTGCAAAAGTTTCATGGAATGGTGATACTAGAACTGTTAATATTATTTCTGGAAATATGTCAGTAGCAATAACGCAGATAGAAAATATAGTTGAATACCTATTACCAAATAGCGAAAGTTATGATTGGAAAGCTGCGACTCTTGGTGATAAACTAACTGAAAAATCTATTTTGCGTACTGGTAAAGATAGCTCTGCACAAATAACATTTTCAGATGGAACAAATGTACTACTTGAAAAAAATACAACTGTTGCAATCAAAACTTTGACTTATGATACTTCAACTAAAATTCGAACAATAATTTTAGAAGTAACTGATGGAAAAGTATGGGCAAGTGTTATTAAACAAATTAAAGGTTCAAAATTTCAGATTATATCGGGAGATAAAACTGTAACTTCAACAGGTACTCAATTTGGTGTTTCAGCAAATAAAGTATCTGTAATTAGCGGTTCAGTCGTTAGTGAAGAAAAAGGCAAAAAAACTCCTGTTTCTACCGGTACAGAACTTAACGAATTAGGTGAAGTAGTATTAAAACCTAGTAAAATTATAAATTCCGATGCAGTCAAGAAATGGTCATCTAAGAAATTAGAAGAAAATCAATCTCGTATTGCTGATTCACAACTCGCAATGATAAAATTACTAGAAAAAGCACCAAAAGGTGATAAAATAGTAAAAAATGTTGAAAATGAACTTAATACTATTCAAGAAAAAGGCTTATTAAACCAATTTGAAATAAGACAAAATATGCCTATTACAGGACTACATCTTGATAATAAAGTCCAAGAAACATTTTTAAATTCTCAGGGAAAAGTAATTGATTTTTTCAATAAGAAAGTTGATGATTCTAAAACAAAAGATAATATACTAGCTAATCAACAAGGAATGATGGAACAATTTAGACAAACTTTATCAACAGCTAATATCAATAATTCAAATCAATCTGAAAACTACCAAAATTTAATTGATTTAGCTGGTAATTTTGAAGCAAATATACCAAAAGATATAATTATGTCAGAAGATAAAATTCCAAAAATTAATATACCTGATGACGCAATCAAAACTTCTATAAAAATTCTATCTGATTCAGATTTACCAGATGGAGTAGTTCTCCCTCCTGGATTAGTAATTGATAAGAATTTTATAATGCCTAAAGGAAGTATGCTTCCACCTGATTTTGTAATACCAGAGGGATTTAACTTGCCTGACGGAACTGTTATTCCAAATGGATTTAAAATTCCAGATGGATTTGTAATACCTGAAGGCGCAATACTTCCACAGAATTTTAAATTTGATCCTAATATGAAAGTACCAAAAGATATCGTATTTTCTAAAGGATTTGTACCACCAAAAGACTTTGTAATTCCTGAAGGTTCAAAATTGCCACCAGGTTTTGAATTAAAAGAAGGTATGACATTGCCACCATCATTTAAATTACCTCCTGGCATAAATATGCCAAAAGGGTTTGTATTACCTACAGATAGTACATTTACAAAAACACCTTTTAAAGATTTATTTAGCGGTGTAAAAGATAAAACTGGTTCCGAGTATATACCACCACCAGGATTTGTACCACCAGAAAATTGGACTCCGCCAGAAAATTGGAATCCAGAAGAATTAGACCCAAATACTCCTCCACCAGGCTGGGTTAAAATCGATAATCTAATTCCAAAAGATACATTTTTCGATGTTAAAACAGGCGAACAAGTTGCAAATGGTGGATTCAAGCCTCCTGAAGGTTTTGTTCCTCCTAAAGGTTTTATTCCTCCTCCTGGTTGGATTCCTCCAAAAGATTGGAAACCAAAAGATGGGGAATTACCTCCAGATTGGGAACTTATGCCTGAAGATTTTAAAGATTTAGATCCGAATTTTAAAAATAATTACAATCAAGGAGTTAAAGAAATCTTCGATGGAAATTTAACACCACATGATAACTTTAAACTTCCACCGGGAACACTTCCACCGAAAGATTTTAAACCACCTGAAAATTGGACTCCACCTGAAGGTTTTAAACCACCGATTGGATGGAAGCCACCTAAAGATTGGAAACTCGGAGATAATTGGACTCCGCCCGAAGGATTTTCATCAAACGATGATAAAAAACAAGCATTATCACCTGGTTGGATTAGAAAAGAAGATGGAACTCTAGCTCCTCCAGAAGATTTTAATCCACCAGATTGGTGGATTCCACCAAAAGATTGGAAAAAAGGAGACGCTTTGCCTGAAGGTTCTGCACCTTTTCAAAAAACTAATTTTAAAGTAGGCGAAGAACCTCCTAAAGGATGGGAACCTCCTAAAGGATTTATTCCTCCAGACGATTGGGTTGCTCCAGAAGGATGGGTTCCACCTAAAGATTGGAAGCCAAATGAAGGATTTATACCACCAGAAGGTTGGATCCCTCCTGAAAAAGATCAATTTTTCTATCCAGATAATAACTTTAAACCACCGGAAGGATTTAAACCTCCTGAAGGTTTTAAACCACCCGAAGGTTTTAAACCTCCTGAAGGATTTATTCCGCCAAAAGGTTATGTTCCTCCAAATAGCATTATGCCTCCATCTGATGGATTTAAACCACCTAATGGAAATATAACACCTCCTCCTGATGGATTTAAACCTCCGGACGGTAATATGCCTCCTCCTGATGGTTACAAACCTCCGGATGGCAATACTCCGCCTCCTGATGGTTACAAACCTCCGGACGGCAATATGCCGCCTCCTGATGGCTACAAACCTCCGGACGGCAATACGCCTCCTCCTGATGGTTACAAACCTCCGGACGGCAATATGCCTCCTCCTGATGGTTACAAACCTCCGGATGGTAATATGCCTCCTCCTGATGGTTACAAACCTCCGGACGGCAATATGCCTCCTCCTGATGGTTACAAACCTCCGGACGGCAATATGCCTCCTCCTCCTCCTCCTAATTAA
- a CDS encoding PilZ domain-containing protein, producing the protein MNKYIKDELRVRKRYEYKRNILSYECEKKDDILIKKQPCLISVSDISYGGLGIYCNKKLKRDMMLGIKVNNESVSRNFNLKVKWCKFNELTDNSSKFKVGLKFEDLTRDDIIFINEIIRKIK; encoded by the coding sequence TTGAATAAGTATATAAAGGATGAACTTCGTGTTCGTAAAAGATATGAATATAAAAGAAATATTTTAAGTTACGAATGTGAGAAAAAAGATGATATATTAATAAAAAAACAGCCGTGTTTAATTAGTGTATCAGACATTTCCTATGGAGGACTTGGAATATATTGTAACAAAAAATTAAAAAGAGATATGATGCTAGGAATTAAAGTGAATAATGAATCTGTATCAAGAAATTTTAATTTAAAAGTAAAATGGTGTAAATTTAATGAACTTACTGATAATAGCTCGAAATTTAAAGTGGGATTAAAATTTGAAGATTTAACACGTGATGATATTATTTTTATTAATGAAATTATTAGAAAAATAAAATAA
- the abc-f gene encoding ribosomal protection-like ABC-F family protein, giving the protein MIELSIKNLKKSFGANEIFSSISFELHRGARIGLIGRNGCGKTTIFKIIAGIISADDGIIALRNGVNVGYLDQIPSFENHKVLDVLRLAFKKVFEIDNELKKIEMELSKNSSDYDKLLKEYGEKQLEFERTGGYRVHEQIEKICSGFKFTKDFLNMDFEILSGGEKTRVILAKILLEKPQILLLDEPSNHLDIESVEWLEDYLIEYDGSVIIISHDRYFLDKAVSEIYEIENGEAYKYLGNYSYYINEKERRTLEQIEKYELQQKKIKDMEDAIKRFKDWGTRADNEQMFVKARNMQKRIEKMDKVNKPKINNKKIALEFNESERSGKDVLEVEAYNKSFDKKIIFKNANMNIKYKDYVALLGKNGSGKSTLIKEVMNLVNGKNEKIKLSKSVNIGYMEQEIKFDEPKKNILDTFKEKCLLSEFEARHKLARFLFYGEDVFKKIENLSGGEKVRLSLCIMMEKEINFLVLDEPTNHVDIESREMIENALMKFNGTLFFISHDRYFINKLANKIIEIDNYKLNSFNGDYEYYRSEKLKNIEKQKNKVVKEKKQNKKINKITSVKNNKNVNSKKIQLLEINIEKIENKIKNLENEMIENSTNSEKLISIQNEINSEKLVFEELMIEWMKYQA; this is encoded by the coding sequence ATGATTGAATTATCGATAAAAAATTTAAAAAAATCTTTTGGAGCAAATGAAATATTTAGCTCAATTAGTTTTGAACTACATAGAGGAGCAAGAATAGGGTTGATAGGAAGAAATGGGTGCGGAAAGACTACTATATTTAAAATTATTGCTGGTATTATTTCAGCAGATGATGGAATAATAGCGCTTAGAAATGGAGTAAATGTTGGTTATTTAGATCAAATTCCAAGTTTTGAAAACCATAAAGTATTGGATGTGCTTAGACTAGCCTTTAAAAAAGTATTTGAGATAGATAATGAATTAAAAAAAATAGAAATGGAACTTTCAAAAAATAGTAGTGATTATGACAAATTGCTTAAAGAATACGGTGAAAAGCAACTTGAATTTGAAAGAACTGGTGGATATAGAGTACATGAGCAAATAGAAAAAATATGCTCTGGATTTAAATTCACAAAAGATTTTTTGAATATGGATTTTGAAATACTATCAGGTGGAGAAAAAACGAGGGTAATTCTTGCAAAAATACTTTTAGAAAAACCACAAATACTTCTTTTAGATGAACCAAGCAATCACTTAGATATTGAGTCTGTTGAGTGGCTTGAAGATTATTTAATTGAGTATGATGGAAGTGTTATTATTATATCTCATGATAGATATTTTTTGGATAAAGCAGTTAGCGAAATTTATGAAATAGAAAATGGAGAAGCATATAAATATTTAGGAAATTATAGTTACTATATAAACGAAAAAGAGAGAAGAACACTTGAACAAATAGAAAAATATGAATTGCAACAAAAGAAAATTAAAGATATGGAAGATGCCATAAAACGCTTTAAAGACTGGGGAACAAGAGCTGATAATGAACAAATGTTTGTAAAAGCTAGAAATATGCAAAAGCGAATTGAAAAAATGGATAAAGTCAACAAACCGAAAATAAATAATAAAAAAATTGCTTTAGAATTTAATGAAAGTGAACGCTCAGGAAAAGACGTACTCGAAGTAGAAGCTTATAATAAATCATTCGATAAAAAAATTATATTTAAAAATGCAAATATGAATATAAAATATAAAGATTATGTTGCTTTACTTGGGAAAAACGGTTCAGGTAAGTCTACACTTATAAAAGAAGTAATGAATTTAGTAAATGGAAAAAATGAAAAAATTAAATTATCAAAAAGCGTAAATATAGGATATATGGAGCAAGAGATAAAATTTGATGAACCTAAAAAAAATATATTAGATACATTTAAAGAAAAATGTTTACTTTCTGAATTTGAAGCAAGACATAAACTTGCACGTTTTTTATTTTACGGGGAAGATGTGTTTAAAAAAATAGAAAATTTATCTGGTGGAGAAAAAGTAAGACTATCTTTATGTATTATGATGGAGAAAGAAATTAATTTTTTAGTGCTAGATGAGCCAACAAATCACGTTGATATAGAGTCAAGAGAAATGATTGAAAATGCTCTTATGAAATTTAATGGAACGCTCTTTTTCATATCGCACGATAGATACTTCATTAATAAATTAGCAAATAAAATAATTGAAATTGATAATTATAAGTTGAATTCTTTTAATGGAGATTATGAGTATTATCGCAGTGAAAAATTAAAAAATATTGAAAAGCAAAAAAATAAAGTTGTTAAAGAAAAAAAACAAAATAAGAAAATTAATAAAATTACTAGTGTGAAAAATAATAAAAACGTAAATAGCAAGAAAATTCAGCTTCTTGAAATAAATATTGAAAAAATTGAAAATAAAATAAAAAATTTAGAAAACGAAATGATAGAGAATAGCACAAATTCTGAAAAACTTATATCTATACAAAATGAGATTAATAGTGAAAAACTCGTATTTGAAGAACTTATGATAGAATGGATGAAATATCAAGCATAA
- a CDS encoding peptidylprolyl isomerase has protein sequence MNKNPIVTIKMTSGEIIKAELYPEIAPNTVNNYISLVKKGFYNGLIFHRVIKGFMIQGGCPDGTGMGGPGYAVKGEFSSNGFKNDLVHEAGVLSMARAAAPNSAGSQFFIMHKHSPHLDGSYAAFGKVIEGMDVVDKIAETKVDRTDRPVEEKKIEVMTVETFDVEYKEPETV, from the coding sequence ATGAATAAAAATCCAATAGTTACAATTAAGATGACTTCAGGTGAAATAATTAAAGCAGAATTATATCCTGAAATAGCACCAAATACAGTTAATAATTATATTAGCTTAGTTAAAAAAGGTTTTTATAATGGATTAATATTCCATAGAGTTATTAAAGGATTTATGATTCAAGGTGGATGTCCTGATGGAACTGGAATGGGCGGACCTGGATATGCCGTAAAAGGTGAATTTAGTTCAAACGGATTTAAAAATGATTTAGTTCATGAAGCTGGAGTACTTTCAATGGCAAGAGCAGCTGCACCAAATTCAGCTGGTTCGCAATTTTTCATTATGCATAAACATTCTCCACACCTAGATGGATCATACGCAGCTTTTGGAAAAGTAATTGAAGGAATGGATGTAGTTGATAAAATTGCTGAGACAAAAGTAGATAGAACAGATAGACCAGTAGAAGAGAAAAAAATAGAAGTGATGACAGTTGAAACATTTGACGTGGAATATAAAGAACCTGAAACAGTTTAA
- the yihA gene encoding ribosome biogenesis GTP-binding protein YihA/YsxC — translation MKIGNSSFITSAVKYEQYPEIIPPEFAFVGRSNVGKSTLLNMLINRKSLAKTSSRPGKTQLINFFNIDDKITFVDLPGYGYAKVSKAQKATWGTIIETYLTKRENLLEVFQLVDLRHKPTKEDKEMYNWIKEYGFNGIIIGTKADKLSKGQLSKNVFMIKKELGMSKEDVLVPVSAMNRAGKYDVWEVINEILEVNKFDIKFEKQQK, via the coding sequence ATGAAAATAGGAAATAGTAGTTTTATTACGAGCGCAGTAAAGTATGAACAGTATCCAGAAATTATACCTCCTGAATTTGCATTTGTTGGAAGAAGCAATGTTGGGAAATCTACACTTCTAAATATGTTAATAAATAGAAAAAGCCTTGCAAAAACAAGTTCAAGACCTGGAAAAACACAATTAATTAATTTTTTTAATATTGATGATAAAATAACATTTGTTGATCTACCAGGTTATGGCTACGCTAAAGTTTCTAAAGCGCAAAAGGCAACTTGGGGTACTATAATAGAAACGTATTTAACAAAAAGGGAAAATTTACTTGAGGTTTTTCAATTGGTAGATTTAAGGCATAAACCAACAAAAGAAGATAAAGAAATGTATAATTGGATAAAGGAATATGGATTTAATGGAATAATAATTGGAACAAAGGCAGACAAATTGTCTAAAGGTCAATTATCTAAGAATGTATTTATGATTAAAAAAGAATTAGGAATGTCGAAAGAAGATGTTTTAGTACCGGTATCGGCAATGAATAGAGCTGGGAAATATGACGTTTGGGAAGTCATAAATGAAATTCTTGAAGTTAATAAATTTGACATTAAATTTGAAAAACAACAAAAGTAG
- the ymfI gene encoding elongation factor P 5-aminopentanone reductase has translation MNKINKTVIITGASNGIGKEMAILFAKCGFNVLINYFTSKFKARELFNELISQGYNVRIFKADVSKRNEVDSMIDYCIDEFGRIDVLINNAGIAESKLFTDITENDWDRMFDINLKGVFNSTQSALRYILPKKQGKIINISSIWGMVGASMEVHYSTSKAAIIGFTKALAKELGPSNIKVNCIAPGVINTSMLDDYSTDDINYLKEQTPLGKLGKPSDIAKLALFLAKEGGDFITGQVISPNGGFVI, from the coding sequence TTGAATAAAATAAATAAAACTGTTATCATAACAGGCGCTTCAAATGGGATTGGAAAAGAAATGGCTATACTATTTGCTAAATGCGGATTTAACGTACTTATTAATTATTTCACGTCTAAATTTAAAGCTAGAGAATTATTTAACGAATTGATATCTCAAGGATATAATGTAAGAATATTTAAAGCTGATGTATCCAAAAGAAATGAAGTTGACTCAATGATTGATTATTGTATAGATGAATTTGGAAGAATAGATGTACTTATTAATAACGCCGGTATAGCTGAATCAAAATTATTTACAGATATTACTGAAAATGATTGGGATAGAATGTTTGATATAAATTTAAAGGGCGTTTTTAATTCCACTCAAAGTGCTTTAAGATATATCCTTCCTAAAAAGCAAGGAAAAATTATAAATATTTCTTCTATTTGGGGAATGGTAGGAGCATCAATGGAAGTTCATTATTCGACTTCTAAAGCTGCTATAATTGGCTTTACAAAAGCTTTAGCTAAAGAACTTGGACCTTCAAATATAAAAGTTAACTGTATAGCACCAGGTGTAATTAACACATCAATGCTTGATGATTATAGCACAGATGATATTAATTACTTAAAAGAACAAACACCACTTGGAAAGTTAGGTAAACCCTCTGACATTGCAAAATTAGCTCTTTTTCTTGCAAAAGAAGGTGGTGACTTTATTACCGGCCAAGTTATATCTCCAAATGGAGGCTTTGTAATTTAA